The following are encoded together in the Plasmodium vinckei vinckei genome assembly, chromosome: PVVCY_12 genome:
- a CDS encoding serine/threonine protein phosphatase 2B catalytic subunit A, putative, whose protein sequence is MEPLPDPKNDRQIKDVIPPPSKPLSTELLYPNGTEEPPNYKILMEHLRKEGRVKKEDCIDIIKKVIDIVSDEPNLLRLQDPITIVGDIHGQYYDLLKLLEVGGNPDNTQFLFLGDYVDRGSFSIEVLLLLYALKINFPDKIWLIRGNHECRQMTTFFNFRDECEYKYDIVVYYAFMESFDTLPLSAVINGKFLGVHGGLSPDLVLLNQICSFTRFQEPPRSGIFCDILWADPIDEDKEEHTIQQELYFPNDIRGCSYFFGYSAATSFLEKNGLLSIIRAHEAQLEGYKMHQTNLKTGFPIVITIFSAPNYCDVYNNKGAVLKFDSNTLNIQQFSFSPHPYHLPNFMNLFTWSIPFVSEKVTEMIYSILNSSINNSSDDMSDIVLPPEILQILNYIEDNNKKINTNEQDKDMHEGILKDDSFSTTNDNMTNIIDQSDIDNQSFKTYEEIQASKDKADALRKKVQSIGRLMRVFRTLRKENELIVQLKGCSPGYKIPVGLLLSGKEGLENELEKFTKAKEIDSINEKRPSNE, encoded by the exons atggAACCTTTACCTGATCCAAAAAATGACAGGCAAATAAAAGATGTCATCCCTCCCCCATCAAAG CCGCTAAGCACGGAACTTCTCTACCCAAACGGGACAGAGGAACCACcaaattacaaaatattgatGGAGCATTTAAGAAAAGAAGGGAgagtaaaaaaagaagattgtatagatataataaaaaaagttatagaTATAGTTAGTGATGAACCAAATTTATTAAGACTACAAGATCCAATTACAATTGTTGGAGATATTCATGGACAATATtatgatttattaaaattgttagaGGTCGGAGGAAATCCCGATAAtacacaatttttatttttaggtGATTATGTTGATAGAGGTTCATTTAGTATTGAAGTTTTACTActattatatgcattaaaaataaattttcctGATAAGATATGGTTAATTAGAGGAAATCATGAATGCAGACAAATGACgactttttttaactttcgAGATGAAtgtgaatataaatatgatatagTAGTTTATTATGCATTTATGGAATCATTTGACACTTTACCATTATCTGCAGTAATTAATGGGAAATTTTTAGGAGTTCATGGAGGATTATCACCTGATCTTGTACTTTTAAATCAAATATGTTCTTTCACCAGATTTCAAGAACCTCCACGATCTGGAATATTTTGTGATATATTATGGGCTGACCCAATTGATGAAGATAAAGAAGAACATACAATACAACAAGAATTATATTTCCCCAATGATATAAGAGGTTGTAGTTATTTCTTTGGATATAGTGCTGCAACATCATTTTTAGAGAAAAATGGATTACTATCAATTATAAGAGCTCATGAAGCACAATTAGAAGGTTATAAAATGCatcaaacaaatttaaaaacagGATTTCCAATAGttataacaatattttCTGCTCCAAATTATTGtgatgtatataataataaaggagcagtattaaaatttgataGTAATACTTTAAATATACAACAATTTAGCTTCTCACCACATCCATATCATTTACCTAACTTTATGAATCTCTTTACATGGTCTATACCATTTGTTAGTGAAAAAGTGACTGAAATGATTTATTCGATTTTAAATTCGAGTATCAATAATTCAAGTGATGATATGAGTGATATTGTTTTACCTCCTGAAATTTtgcaaatattaaattatatagaagataataataaaaagataaatacaaatgaaCAAGATAAAGATATGCATGAAGGTATACTAAAAGATGATTCCTTCAGTACTActaatgataatatgaCAAACATTATTGATCAAAGTGATATAGATAATCAAAGTTTTAAAACTTATGAAGAAATACAAGCTTCAAAAGATAAAGCAGATGCTTTGAGGAAAAAAGTACAATCAATAGGAAGATTAATGAGAGTTTTTAGAACTCttagaaaagaaaatgaattaattgTTCAGCTTAAAGGTTGTAGTCCTGGTTATAAAATTCCAGTTGGTTTATTACTAAGCGGAAAAGAAGGATTAGAAAATGAGCttgaaaaatttacaaaagcAAAAGAAATTGATAgtataaatgaaaagagACCAtcaaatgaataa